The nucleotide window TCAATGTGGAACTTGATCGGGATGACCTTTCGAAAGGTCAATCCGCGGTCGATCGTCCGCAGCAAGATCATGGCGACCCAGGCCGGATTGGATGATCCGGAAATGTCGACCGAGGCGATCGAGGCTCATTACTTGGCCGGCGGTAACGTCCAACAAGTCGTGCGTGCATTGGTGGCCGCTCGGAAAGCGAAAACGATATCGCTGACGTTCCGCGAAGCCACTGCGATCGACTTGGCCGGCCGTGACGTGTTGGAATCGGTTCAGACCAGTGTGTATCCCAAAGTCATCGACTGTCCGCCCCGCGGTGCCGCCAAGCCGTCACTGGACGCGGTCGCCAAGGATGGGATTCAGCTGAAGGTCAAAGCACGGGTGACCGTGCGGGCCAACTTGCAACAGTTGATCGGTGGTGCGACGGAAGAAACCATCATCGCACGGGTGGGCGAAGGCATCGTCAGCGCGATCGGTAGCGCCGCGTCGCACAAGAAAGTGTTGGAAAACCCCGACGTGATCAGTAAAGCCGTGTTGGCCAAGCGATTGGACAGCCAAACGGCGTTCGAAATCGTCTCGATCGATATCGCCGACATCGATGTTGGGGCCAACATCGGGGCTCGTTTGCAAGCCGACCAGGCGGAAGCCGACACACAGGTCGCCCGCGCCAACGCCGAAAGTAAACGTGCCGCTGCGGTGGCCGAAGAACAGGAAATGCAGGCGAAGATCGAAGAAAGCCGGGCCAAAGTCGTCGAATCCCAGGCTGCCGTACCCGAAGCGATGGCCGACGCGTTTCGAACCGGCAAGCTGAATATTTTGGATTACTACAAACTGCAAAACGTCAACGCCGACACGGAAATGCGTAAAGCCATCGCCGGCGGCGGACAACGGGAAACGCCCGAGCAGTACAAATAGGCTGACCGCCAAGGGGATGTCCGATGGCCGGTGACCTGGAAGACTTTCTGAAACGCGCCGCGGCGAAACGGCAAGCCAAAGCGGCGGCCGCGCAAAACGCCAACACGCGTCCCACACGGTCCGCGCCGGAGTACACCGACAGTCGCCGCGAACGCCAGATCCGCGAACTGGATGATTCGGATTTGGTCGACGAAGTGATCGTGGGCGAGGTTGTGGAGACGCCGTCGGATCAGCAGCAGTATCAGGAACGCCGACGTCGGATCGAACAGGCCAAGAAACGGGCGGAGAAGATCGCTGCGGAGACGGCCAAGCGGGCCAAAAAGTCGTCCAGCGTCGTCGACACCTCCAGCAATTCCATCGGTGAGGGCGAAGTGCTGGATCCGGAGCAGCTGATGGCGATGCTGCGTTCGCCGCAGGGCATGCGTCAAGCGATTTTGCTACGCGAGATCTTGGATCGCCCCGAACACCGTTGGTAGACAATCCGCCCCAACACGCGTTCGCCAAAGTCGCCATTCGCTCCGCCGAAAGTAGCGTGCTGGCAAAGCCCTCCCCGGAATCTCGTTCCTCGATTCCGACCCTCCCGCGGAGCGGGAGGGTGAAGTTGGTGCTGGGCTGGATTTGTAGGCAACGGGCCTTGTTGGCGAAACAGCCCAAACCCGCGGCTAGCGCCTTGCGGCTCAGAAAGTCGCCTTTCGCTCCGCCGAAAGTAGCGTTCGGCAGGGTGAAGGTGGTGTTGGGTTGAATCTGCCTGCCTGTTCACCCTCCCTCCGGGAGGGTCGAGCCTTAGCGAGGGGAGGGCGCGAGTCTTGGAAGAACCCTCCCCGGAATCTCGTTCCTCGATTCCGACCCTCCCGCGGAGCGGGAGGGTGAAGTTGGTGCTTGGCTGGATTTGTAGGCGTCGGGCCTTGTTGGCGAAACATCCCAAACCTGCGGCTAGCGCCCTGCGGCTCACAACGTCGCCTTTCGCTCCGCCGAAAGTAGCGTGCTGGCAAAGCCCTCCCCGGAATCTCGTTCCTCGATTCCGACCCTCCCGCGGAGCGGGAGGGTGAAGTTGGTGTTGGGCTGGATGTGTAGGCGTCGGGCCTTGCTGGCGAAACATCCCAAACCCGCGGCTAGCGCCTTGCGGCTCACAACGTCGCCTTTCGCTCCGCCGAAAGTAGCGTGCTGGCAAAGCCCTCCCCGGAATCTCGTTCCTCGATTCCGACCCTCCCGCGGAGCGGGAGGGTGAAGGTGGTGTTGGGCTGGATGTGTAGGCGCCGGGCCTTGTTGGCGGAACATCCCAAACCCGCGTCTAGCGCCTTGTGGCTCACAAAAAAAATCCCTTTCGGTCGGTGGACCGAAAGGGATCGTCGTTTGGCGGGAAAGGTCGCAAACCCTACAGGGATTGTCCCCTCGGAATGAACTCGTTGAACGGCACGTCGCTGCTCTTGCCGCGAGTCGTCATGTAGGCCTGATAGACGCGATAGTCGATGCCTTCGGCGATGAATCGTACGGTACCGTCGGCAAATCCCATCTGAACGCCGTCGACGTGAGCCGATGAGGGGCGAGCCAGTTGGGCGGCGCGGATCAGGTTTTGAGCGTTGCGAACTTTCGGCATTTCGATGTTGAACTTGTCGCCGCTTTGATCGCCGCCGTTGATCTTCAAGATCGAATTGGCACCGTTCAGCGAGATCGCACCCGGGAAATTGGTCGGGTTATCATCCGCATACCAGTACACCATGCCGTTGGTGTATCGGCTGAACGGGTCGTATTCCAAGCTTGCGTTGGTCAGATCGGTTTGGCCCATCAAGCCGGCACGGTGCCAGGGCATCGCTTGCAGATTTTCGCTGAACAGAACCGTGTTTCCCGCACCATCCTTGAAGTCGTCCATGCGGACACGGTCGCCGGTGGCGGCGTTGGTCGCGCCGGCAAACTTGTTGGTGAAGACGCCGTTGGCACGCTCTTGCGAGCTGGCGAAGGTCGCCGCCGGGCCGTTGGCATTGGTGTGCGCGACGTTGACGAAGTTGCCTTGCAGGTCTTGGGGATGGAAACCGTTGTTGCTGATGTAGCTGTTACGGCCCAGGTCGCCCACGATGACGGGACTGCTGGGGCACTGGAAAATCGGCAGGTTCGGGGCCGCGCTGGCGGTGTAACCTTCGCCCGATTCGCCGGTGGACGACGGGTTTTCGGGGCTGCCGGGACCAATGACCGGGTACTTGTCCTCGTTCCACACTTCATAAATCGGTTGGCCGTCCAGGTAAGGCAACAAGCCGACCGCCCAAGTGCCGACCTTTTGGTGGGCCGGGCTGGCGCCCGCATCCGGATCACTGGGGTTCACGCCGCCGGCGAAGTCACCGAACTTCATGCACCAGCCGGGCATTTCGCCCTTGTTGTTTTCGTATTGGATCGCGGCGAGAGCCAAGTTTTTGACCTGGTTTCCGCATTGGGCCAGACGGGCGGCTTCACGGGCCGATTGGACGGCGGGCAGCAACAGGCCGGCCAAGACGCCGATGATGGTGATCACCACCAGCAGTTCCACCAGGGTAAATCCGGTGCGTTTAAGGTTCATGGGGGCGCTTCCAGCAAGAGAAGGGGCGAGGAAAGAGGCGAGCGCCGAATCCGGACCTGCCGTATCGTCGAGCTCTGCCAGCATTATCACCGATATCGCCTTTGGGTGCAAATATTGCCCTCCATCAATCCCTTAAGGATTTCTGGCGATTCGTCGATTTGATCGCTCCGAGCTTGATCGAAATGACGACACTGCGGATCATCACGCCCTGAGCCGTCAGATCTTGCCGAATCCGGCCAAACCTGACACACCGACCCCATGAATGCGTCTTGTGAAGTAATTAACCTGAGGAACGCATGAAGGTCTCGCAAACATTCGCCATTGGCCGGCCTTTTTCATCTCTGCCGCGCACCTTGCTGATCTGTTCACTGATTTGATTTACCTGGATTTCAACCGGACCACGCCCATCGCGCCGTCGGTTTTGGAAGCGATGCAGCCCTTTTGGGCCGAGCATTTCATGTTGCCGGGCCAGGAGCATCCGCAGGCCCAAGCGGTCGGGGAGGCGGTCGAGCACGCTCGTGAATGTGTCGCGATTTTGGCCGGATGTGATCCGTTTGAGGTCGTTTTCACCAGCGGCGGCACCGAAGCCAATAATTTGGGTGTTTTGGGCGTCGCCGGCGATCATCCGGCGGGACACTTGCTGATCAGCGCGGTGGAACATGACGCCGTGACGATGACCAGCGAAAAGCTGGAACAACGCGGATGGGACGTCGAAGTGGTGCCCTGTGACGGCAGCGGCTGGGTCGACCCGGACGAGGTGCAGCAGCGAATTCGACCAGGCCAAACGCGGCTGGTTTGTGTGCAACTGGCCAATGCGACCACCGGCGTCGTCCAGTCGGTCCGCGAAATCGCCGATCGATGTCACAATCATGGTGTCCCGCTGCACTGCGACGGCGTCCAAGCTTTCGGAAAAATGCCGGTCGATGTTGTCCAGTTGCGGGCCGACACCGTCTCCATCTCGGGGCACCGGATGTACGGGCCCAAGGGGGTCGGGGCGTTGTATGTCCGCCGTGGGCTGGACCTTTCCCCGATGATGTTCGGCGATCCGCGAGAAATGGGACTGCGTCCGGGCAGCGAGAATATCCCGTCGCTGATTGGGCTGGGAGCCGCTTCGAATTTAGCCGCCCGATGCTGTGTCGACGCGGCGAATAACCTGTCGGAGCTCCGTGATCGGTTCGTCGCGGGGCTGCAATCGGCGATGCCGGACGTGATGTCGGTGGTTGCCGAAGACGCCGAACGGTTGCCCAACACGGTGTCGGTCCAGCTGAATGCCAACGCCAAAGCGGTCCAGAGGATCGCTCGGACACTGGTCATCGCGACCGCACGTAGCGAATCGCCGCCCGACGAGATGACTCGAGCTTTGAAAGCCATTGGGTGCAGCGATAGCGAGGTCAACCGGACGCTGAGGATCAGTCTGGGGTGGACGACCAGCCGCGACCAAATCGACCGCGCGGTGGATTTGTTGGCCGAAGCGGCCGACACCTGTGCGGCTTAAGGCCGGGCAGGTGGGCGGGATGACAGGTGGACGCGATGACATGCAGACGGGGGCAGAGTCTGCGGCCCTGCACAGGTCTTGCTGCGAACGGGCGAATCTTCTATTTCGGACCATACCTTCCTTCCCCAGATTGCATTTCCCGCCCGAATTCGCATTGGCATGTCCACCTTTCGACGACGTCGAACTTGCAACCCTGATCGCCGTGGCGGTCGGCTTGGCTGGTGGATTTTCGGCATCCTGACCGTCGCAACGTTCGGATGCGGCACCACCCGTGATTACCAGGCGACGGAACAACTGGTCCTCAGCGACGCCGTCGATCGCAGCGTATCGACCATCGATTTCCGGCCGCTCAGCGGACAAAAAGTCTATCTGGACACCAGCTATTTGCGGTCGGTCAAAGGGGCCGATTTCGTCAACGCCGACTATGTCACCAGTTCGCTGCGTCAGCAGATCGTTGCGGCAGGCTGTCTGATGCAGGATTCGGCCAACGAAGCGGACTTGATCATCGAAGCCCGCATCGGGACCCTGGGATCCGACGATCATCGGATGACGTACGGGGTTCCGGAAAACAATGTGCTGTCCAGCGCCGCGTCGTTGGTGTCCAGTGCGCCGGCGGTTCCGACGCTGCCCGAAATCAGCGTCGCGCGACGCGAAGCCCGCGAGGGGGCGGCGAAGATTGCCGCCTTTGCGTACGATCGCAAGACCCGCAAAGCGGTGTGGCAATCTGGAATCCGACAATCCTCGGCGACCGCACGAGACACTTGGGTGCTGGGCGTCGGTCCGTTCCAAAGTGGCACGATCCGCGACGACACGAAGCTGGCCGGCAGCAAGCTGATCCGTTTCGGCAGACGCCACCACAAAGGGGCTGGTCCGGAGATGTTTGATCGGCCTCCGGTGGACTACACCGCCGAAGTCCGCTTTGACGACGGTTGGCCCGCGCTGGACCCCAATCACAGTGGGGTGGAAATGATCGCTGGTGATGCGTCCAAAGCGGAGCCAATTGAGGCCGCGGAAAAGGAGGCGATGGTGAAGATGGTTTCGGCCAAGTCGCCGTCTGAAAAAACGCCTGCCGAAAAAACAGCGAACGCGAAGTCGGGCAAGTCATCCGGTGGGGCGACGTCGAATGCGCCCGCCAAGTCGGCGAAAAAAGCGGGGCCTGGCGATCAACCCAAGCCGCCGTCGGGGGCTTCGGAGCCGACCGTTCGTCCGCGTCGTGGGCAAGTCATTCAGGCCGGACCGACCGGCGGCTGATCTGTTTCGCCGATTCGTCTAGTCTGTTTCTGCGGCGTCGGCGTGACGATCCGGCCCGTGATCCAATGATGACGCCCGTTTCCCTTTCACCGATCAACAACACTTTGAATCAACGCATCGGTTCCTACCGATTGATCGACTTCGGGCGTGGCCGAAAATTGGAGCGTGTTGCCGGCCGCTGGCTGGATCGTCCGTCCCCGGCAGCCGAAGGGGTCCGCCCGGCCGACCCCGACGCTTGGGGCAACGCCGAATCGGTGTTTGATCTGGGCCGCCGAAAGTGGAAGCATCATCGACCGTGGCCTGATGATTTGCTGGCCGATTGTGGTCGTTTCGAAATGCCCGTAGCACCGACGCCGTTTGGGCACATCGGCCTGTTCCCCGAACAGCAAGACAATTGGCAATGGCTGATGTCGCCTGATCCTCTCCGGTGCAACGAGTTGTCGGAAACGGAAGGCCGTGAACACACGGATGCACCGGAGGTGGCGGGCGATCGTCCGGCCGCGCTGAACCTGTTTGCCTACACCGGCGCGTCGACGATGGCGTTGGCGACTGCCGGGTTTGCGGTGGCTCATGTGGATGCGGCCAAGCCCAACGTGGCGACCGCGCGTCGGGCCGCGGCGGTCAATGGTTTGACGGATTGGCCGATCCGATACTTGGTCGACGATGCCGCGAAGTTTGCCGCACGTGAAGTCAGGCGTGGCCGGCACTATCACACGATCGTTTTGGATCCGCCGGCGTATGGTCACGCACCGGGCGGCAAGGCGTGGCGAATCGAACGTGATCTGTGGCCTTTGTTGGATCATTGTTTACAACTGGCCCAGCCCGCCGGGCATCGTTTGTTGATCACGGGGCATTCACCCCAAGTGGACCAGCATGCGGTGAAGGACTTTTTGATCCGACACGGCTATGACAGTGGCATGATCCGGACGGGAAGGTCACAATTAACGGATCAGCAGGGGCGACGATTGGATGCGGGATTTTTTGTCCGTGTCGACACGCGGGGCGGCTCGGAAGCGTCGGCCGAATCCGGCCAATCGAACTGACGACCGAAAGCGGCGTGAACGTCCCACAGAATGACCACCAAAATCAAATGACAGCCCCCACGGACACCATCGATCGCGATACCCAGGCGACCGCGGACGCCTTGGTCCAGCGGATCGGGCAATTGGGGCACGTGATCGTCGCATTTTCCGGCGGGGTCGACAGCAGCGTGGTGGCCGCCGCGGCGCATCGTTCGACCGCCGATGCGATCGCCGTGACCGCGGTGTCACCCAGCGTCCCGGCTTGGCAACGCGACTTGGCCGTTCGCATCGCAGCACAGATCGGCATCGATCATCAATGGGTGGAAACGGGGGAAATCGCCGATCCCGATTACGTCCGCAACGACGCCCGCCGTTGTTTTCACTGTAAGACGAACTTGTACGATTCGTTGGGGCACATCCGCCGCGCGATGGCACCCCAGGGTGGGGCGACCATTTTGTCGGGGACCAATGCGGACGACTTGGGCGATTACCGGCCGGGCATCCAAGCGGGCCGGGACCACGACATTGTCACACCGCTGGCGAATCTGGGGATCGGCAAGGCGATGGTGCGTCAGGTTGCCGATCATTTCGGGCTGGAAAACGCCGATTTGCCCGCTTCGCCGTGCTTGGCTAGCCGGCTGGCGTACGGTGTTTCGGTCACGCCCGAACGTTTGGCGATGGTGGAATCGGCCGAAGATTGGTTGCGCGGACAAGGGTTTTCCGACCTAAGGGTTCGACTGCACCCCGGTGGCCTGGCTCGGGTGGAGGTTCCGAGGTCAGAATTGCCCCGCTTGGCCGGCACCGAATTGGCGGATGAAATGTCGAAAAAGCTAGTCCAGATCGGGTTTCAATTTGTTACGGTCGAACCGACAGGGCTGCGTAGCGGTAATCTGAACCAGGCGTTGGTTCAGATCCCTTTGCCTGATTCGGCCCGATCAGCCGACGTGGCCAGCTCACCCGACGCTGTCAGCCCAACCGTTTCCGCGTCGACGCGTCCGCCGGCGTCCGCCTAGCCATCCGTCACGGATTCGCCGTTCGGTTGATCGCATGCCGTGCCGACAAGGCCCGCCATTTGCCACTCTCTCGCTGCTCGTTCCGTCCTAGTCGAAGAAGTCTTCATGAATCCCGCCGACGATCCCACGGAAGATCAGGGCAGCCAGCCGGAACCCATTGAAACGTCTGGCGATCCGTCGCCGATCGACCCCGGTCAAACACAGGCCGGGCCGCGCGCGACGTCGGCTGAACCGTCCAAATCTTCGGCCAGCCTGGTCGGATGCCGGTTGGGCGAATACCAGGTCCTTCGCAAACTGGGACGCGGCGGCATGGCCGATGTTTACGCCGCGAAACAGCTCAGTCTGAATCGCGACGTGGCGTTGAAAGTGCTCCGGAAACAGTTCGCGATGGACGAAGCGTACGTCAAACGCTTTCGCCGCGAAGCCACCGCGGCGGCCAAGTTGAATCATCCCAACATCGTCGGCGTTTATGACGTCAAACAGGTGGAGGACCAGTACTTCATCGCACAGGAACTGATCGACGGCGCGAATTTGCGCGAGCAGTTGGATCGACGTGGGCCGCTGGACGCCGACGAAGGCGTTCGCGTCTTGATGGCCGTGGGCCAGGCGTTGGAGGTGGCGGCCGAAGCGGGGATCACGCACCGGGACATCAAGCCCGAAAACATCATGCATTCGTCGCGAGGTGAAATCAAAGTCGCCGATTTCGGGCTCGCACGTCTGGGACCCGAACCGGGACGCAGCCATGCGGAAT belongs to Crateriforma spongiae and includes:
- the floA gene encoding flotillin-like protein FloA (flotillin-like protein involved in membrane lipid rafts), giving the protein MLMPLETVSPSVTRSLAAIPGFDVASIVPSQAVLFELAQVNNLTRGALIGALVLFVIFMVTLFVFASYFGLWIQSQLTGAGVSMWNLIGMTFRKVNPRSIVRSKIMATQAGLDDPEMSTEAIEAHYLAGGNVQQVVRALVAARKAKTISLTFREATAIDLAGRDVLESVQTSVYPKVIDCPPRGAAKPSLDAVAKDGIQLKVKARVTVRANLQQLIGGATEETIIARVGEGIVSAIGSAASHKKVLENPDVISKAVLAKRLDSQTAFEIVSIDIADIDVGANIGARLQADQAEADTQVARANAESKRAAAVAEEQEMQAKIEESRAKVVESQAAVPEAMADAFRTGKLNILDYYKLQNVNADTEMRKAIAGGGQRETPEQYK
- a CDS encoding DUF1559 domain-containing protein, yielding MNLKRTGFTLVELLVVITIIGVLAGLLLPAVQSAREAARLAQCGNQVKNLALAAIQYENNKGEMPGWCMKFGDFAGGVNPSDPDAGASPAHQKVGTWAVGLLPYLDGQPIYEVWNEDKYPVIGPGSPENPSSTGESGEGYTASAAPNLPIFQCPSSPVIVGDLGRNSYISNNGFHPQDLQGNFVNVAHTNANGPAATFASSQERANGVFTNKFAGATNAATGDRVRMDDFKDGAGNTVLFSENLQAMPWHRAGLMGQTDLTNASLEYDPFSRYTNGMVYWYADDNPTNFPGAISLNGANSILKINGGDQSGDKFNIEMPKVRNAQNLIRAAQLARPSSAHVDGVQMGFADGTVRFIAEGIDYRVYQAYMTTRGKSSDVPFNEFIPRGQSL
- a CDS encoding cysteine desulfurase family protein gives rise to the protein MIYLDFNRTTPIAPSVLEAMQPFWAEHFMLPGQEHPQAQAVGEAVEHARECVAILAGCDPFEVVFTSGGTEANNLGVLGVAGDHPAGHLLISAVEHDAVTMTSEKLEQRGWDVEVVPCDGSGWVDPDEVQQRIRPGQTRLVCVQLANATTGVVQSVREIADRCHNHGVPLHCDGVQAFGKMPVDVVQLRADTVSISGHRMYGPKGVGALYVRRGLDLSPMMFGDPREMGLRPGSENIPSLIGLGAASNLAARCCVDAANNLSELRDRFVAGLQSAMPDVMSVVAEDAERLPNTVSVQLNANAKAVQRIARTLVIATARSESPPDEMTRALKAIGCSDSEVNRTLRISLGWTTSRDQIDRAVDLLAEAADTCAA
- a CDS encoding DUF6655 family protein, producing the protein MSTFRRRRTCNPDRRGGRLGWWIFGILTVATFGCGTTRDYQATEQLVLSDAVDRSVSTIDFRPLSGQKVYLDTSYLRSVKGADFVNADYVTSSLRQQIVAAGCLMQDSANEADLIIEARIGTLGSDDHRMTYGVPENNVLSSAASLVSSAPAVPTLPEISVARREAREGAAKIAAFAYDRKTRKAVWQSGIRQSSATARDTWVLGVGPFQSGTIRDDTKLAGSKLIRFGRRHHKGAGPEMFDRPPVDYTAEVRFDDGWPALDPNHSGVEMIAGDASKAEPIEAAEKEAMVKMVSAKSPSEKTPAEKTANAKSGKSSGGATSNAPAKSAKKAGPGDQPKPPSGASEPTVRPRRGQVIQAGPTGG
- a CDS encoding class I SAM-dependent methyltransferase; translated protein: MMTPVSLSPINNTLNQRIGSYRLIDFGRGRKLERVAGRWLDRPSPAAEGVRPADPDAWGNAESVFDLGRRKWKHHRPWPDDLLADCGRFEMPVAPTPFGHIGLFPEQQDNWQWLMSPDPLRCNELSETEGREHTDAPEVAGDRPAALNLFAYTGASTMALATAGFAVAHVDAAKPNVATARRAAAVNGLTDWPIRYLVDDAAKFAAREVRRGRHYHTIVLDPPAYGHAPGGKAWRIERDLWPLLDHCLQLAQPAGHRLLITGHSPQVDQHAVKDFLIRHGYDSGMIRTGRSQLTDQQGRRLDAGFFVRVDTRGGSEASAESGQSN
- the larE gene encoding ATP-dependent sacrificial sulfur transferase LarE, translating into MTAPTDTIDRDTQATADALVQRIGQLGHVIVAFSGGVDSSVVAAAAHRSTADAIAVTAVSPSVPAWQRDLAVRIAAQIGIDHQWVETGEIADPDYVRNDARRCFHCKTNLYDSLGHIRRAMAPQGGATILSGTNADDLGDYRPGIQAGRDHDIVTPLANLGIGKAMVRQVADHFGLENADLPASPCLASRLAYGVSVTPERLAMVESAEDWLRGQGFSDLRVRLHPGGLARVEVPRSELPRLAGTELADEMSKKLVQIGFQFVTVEPTGLRSGNLNQALVQIPLPDSARSADVASSPDAVSPTVSASTRPPASA